From a single Natronorubrum tibetense GA33 genomic region:
- a CDS encoding GNAT family N-acetyltransferase yields the protein MDPPNDSQPTIERAAQDDVESVADLWVRLARDQRGYDSAVLADPNREMIRDTLAAHQVNDGLLVARVGGAIVGFASFTLERGSLALDTTRGLLSNIYVDAGYQNLGIGTALLEAAEAELAEQGAETVILEVMAANDDARRFYDRHGYDTYRVAMERELDDDDRSENDTHSKEDR from the coding sequence ATGGACCCACCCAACGACAGCCAGCCGACGATTGAACGCGCCGCCCAAGACGACGTCGAGTCGGTCGCGGACCTCTGGGTGCGACTCGCTCGCGATCAGCGCGGGTACGATTCCGCCGTCCTCGCCGACCCCAATCGCGAGATGATCCGGGACACCCTCGCGGCCCACCAGGTCAACGACGGCCTGCTCGTCGCCCGCGTCGGTGGCGCGATCGTCGGCTTCGCGTCGTTTACCCTCGAGCGCGGTTCGCTCGCCCTCGATACGACCCGCGGACTCCTCTCGAACATCTACGTCGATGCCGGCTACCAGAATCTCGGAATCGGGACGGCGCTGCTCGAGGCCGCCGAAGCCGAACTCGCCGAGCAAGGTGCCGAGACGGTTATCCTCGAGGTGATGGCGGCTAACGACGACGCACGACGGTTCTACGACCGACACGGCTACGACACGTACCGGGTCGCGATGGAGCGAGAACTCGACGACGACGACCGGTCCGAAAACGATACACATTCAAAGGAGGATCGCTAA
- a CDS encoding phosphoglycerate kinase: protein MTDTLDDLAVEGTTVGVRVDINSPISDDGTLADDARLRAHVDTLSELLDRGGRVAVLAHQGRPGGDDFVSLESHADRLSELLGQPVDYVDVTFSSAAREIVGDLTNGDCVVLENTRFYSEEYMEFEPERAAQTHLVKGLAPVLDAYVNDAFAAAHRSQPSLVGFPTVLPGYAGRVMESELDVLGSIEETPEPRVYVLGGAKVNDSIDVAWSVLEKGLADHVLTAGVVGNVFLIADGVDLGDASSDFIYDQGYWDEIDRAADLLDAYGEHVALPRDVAVERNGERHEIGVNALPPKNDEAAMDIGSSTLAYYERILEDAGTVILNGPAGVFEEAAFEQGTRQLYEAATDVETSIVGGGDTASALRRLGVEGFSHVSTGGGAALRMLTAEPLPAVTALENGPTQRQPADD from the coding sequence ATGACCGATACCCTCGACGATCTGGCCGTCGAAGGGACCACCGTCGGCGTCCGCGTCGATATCAACAGTCCTATCAGCGACGACGGTACCCTCGCCGACGACGCCCGACTGCGTGCCCACGTCGATACCCTCTCGGAACTGCTCGACCGCGGCGGCCGGGTCGCCGTCCTCGCCCACCAGGGACGGCCCGGCGGCGACGACTTCGTCTCCCTCGAGTCTCACGCTGACCGCCTCTCGGAACTGCTCGGCCAGCCCGTCGACTACGTGGACGTGACGTTCAGTAGCGCCGCTCGCGAGATCGTCGGCGACCTCACAAACGGCGACTGCGTCGTCCTCGAGAACACCCGCTTCTACAGCGAGGAGTACATGGAGTTCGAACCCGAACGCGCCGCACAGACCCACCTCGTGAAGGGGTTGGCCCCGGTGCTCGACGCCTACGTCAACGACGCCTTCGCCGCGGCCCACCGCTCGCAGCCCTCGCTGGTCGGCTTCCCGACCGTGTTACCCGGCTACGCGGGTCGCGTGATGGAGTCCGAACTCGACGTGCTGGGATCGATCGAGGAGACGCCCGAACCCCGCGTCTACGTCCTCGGCGGGGCGAAAGTCAACGACTCGATCGATGTCGCCTGGTCCGTCCTCGAGAAGGGGCTCGCGGATCACGTCCTCACCGCGGGCGTCGTCGGCAACGTCTTCCTCATCGCCGACGGCGTCGACCTCGGTGACGCCAGTTCGGACTTCATCTACGACCAGGGTTACTGGGACGAGATCGACCGCGCCGCGGACCTGCTCGACGCCTACGGCGAGCACGTCGCCCTCCCCCGAGACGTCGCCGTCGAACGCAACGGCGAGCGACACGAGATCGGCGTCAATGCGTTGCCGCCGAAAAACGACGAAGCCGCGATGGATATCGGGAGTTCGACGCTCGCCTACTACGAACGGATTCTCGAGGACGCGGGCACGGTGATCCTCAACGGTCCCGCCGGCGTCTTCGAGGAGGCGGCGTTCGAACAGGGAACCCGACAGCTCTACGAGGCGGCGACCGATGTCGAGACGAGCATCGTCGGCGGCGGCGACACCGCTTCGGCGCTCCGCCGACTCGGCGTCGAGGGCTTCTCCCACGTCAGCACCGGTGGCGGGGCCGCCCTGCGGATGCTCACTGCGGAACCGCTCCCCGCCGTCACGGCACTCGAGAATGGACCCACCCAACGACAGCCAGCCGACGATTGA
- a CDS encoding CBS domain-containing protein, protein MESELSVRDVLTNDYVGVSESDTVRGVVGLMREERASCVLVVRGANPVGIVTEWDVLGVVDDDHDPDETTVGDVMSSPVITFDPNRSLTDAADVMARENIRNIVVEDEDGVLGLVTQRDVIAAAGSFQATMTPVRTGDAALEQNQGSVPEERAPQSAAAASEELETRLVANGGDEYTTQGVCETCGSLADALWDSNGQLVCADCRTV, encoded by the coding sequence ATGGAATCGGAACTGTCGGTCAGGGATGTCCTGACGAACGATTACGTCGGTGTCAGCGAGTCGGACACCGTTCGCGGCGTCGTGGGACTCATGCGCGAGGAGCGCGCGAGTTGCGTCCTCGTCGTTCGCGGCGCGAACCCGGTCGGCATCGTCACCGAGTGGGACGTTCTCGGCGTCGTCGACGACGACCATGATCCGGACGAGACGACCGTCGGCGACGTGATGAGTTCGCCGGTCATCACGTTCGACCCGAACCGGTCGCTCACCGACGCCGCGGACGTGATGGCCCGCGAGAACATCCGTAACATCGTCGTCGAGGACGAGGATGGCGTCCTGGGACTGGTCACCCAGCGCGACGTCATCGCCGCTGCGGGTTCGTTCCAGGCGACGATGACGCCGGTGCGCACGGGCGACGCTGCACTCGAGCAAAACCAGGGATCCGTCCCCGAGGAACGCGCCCCGCAGTCGGCGGCCGCGGCGAGCGAGGAACTCGAAACGCGACTGGTCGCCAACGGCGGCGACGAGTACACGACACAGGGTGTCTGTGAGACCTGTGGATCGCTCGCGGACGCGCTGTGGGATTCGAACGGTCAGTTGGTCTGTGCGGACTGTCGGACTGTTTGA
- a CDS encoding GTP cyclohydrolase III, whose product MTNTQVTLVQIDNYGPWTVTPEPRREADLQTLQSRLYADISQFVGNRDGYTFFTRFDNMVAVTNGLDLEDHALLQESVGNRYPVTLSLGVATGTSPVQALADATERVQEAGSAQDKDRRECLEGRVVEDGHRADDDIQIAHFDVVDATGNYTDELNAFDTFIEIEQGYAELMRHMRYAHDSLSFFVGGDNIIVVCPDLGEAEYEEAIHHVQEAVDVELQVGVGRGKSAHDAGFAAKHALETCRADGTRVELEW is encoded by the coding sequence GTGACTAATACGCAGGTGACGCTCGTTCAGATCGACAACTACGGGCCGTGGACCGTCACTCCCGAACCGCGACGGGAGGCCGACCTCCAGACCCTCCAGTCCCGGCTGTACGCCGACATCTCCCAGTTCGTCGGCAACCGAGACGGCTACACCTTCTTCACTCGCTTCGACAACATGGTCGCCGTCACGAACGGTCTCGACCTCGAGGACCACGCGCTCCTTCAGGAGTCCGTCGGCAACCGCTACCCCGTGACGCTCAGCCTCGGCGTCGCGACGGGCACCAGTCCCGTACAGGCGCTCGCGGACGCGACCGAACGAGTCCAGGAAGCCGGCAGCGCACAGGACAAGGATCGACGCGAGTGTCTCGAGGGCCGCGTCGTCGAGGACGGCCACCGGGCCGACGACGATATCCAGATCGCTCATTTCGACGTCGTCGATGCGACCGGCAACTACACCGACGAACTCAACGCCTTCGACACCTTCATCGAGATCGAGCAGGGCTACGCCGAACTCATGCGCCACATGCGTTACGCCCACGACAGCCTCTCGTTTTTCGTCGGCGGCGACAACATCATCGTCGTCTGTCCGGATCTCGGCGAAGCCGAGTACGAAGAGGCCATCCACCACGTCCAGGAGGCCGTCGATGTCGAACTCCAGGTCGGCGTCGGCCGCGGCAAGAGCGCCCACGATGCCGGCTTCGCCGCAAAACACGCCCTCGAGACCTGTCGTGCGGACGGAACCAGAGTCGAACTCGAGTGGTAA
- a CDS encoding DUF5785 family protein: MDWPHDPDGEQGSEGMRKFDMRIIADKVDEEEDFPMNRDEFVEEHGDDPIRINYQRVVPMREIFEHVEPEEFETILDMHKAVGAAMRAGDFWDYHPKGADPEKKPA; this comes from the coding sequence ATGGACTGGCCACACGATCCCGACGGTGAACAGGGGAGCGAGGGGATGCGCAAGTTCGACATGCGAATCATCGCGGACAAAGTCGACGAGGAGGAGGACTTCCCGATGAACCGGGACGAGTTCGTCGAGGAACACGGCGACGATCCGATCCGGATCAACTACCAGCGAGTCGTTCCGATGCGGGAGATCTTCGAGCACGTCGAACCCGAGGAGTTCGAGACAATCCTCGATATGCACAAAGCGGTCGGTGCGGCGATGCGTGCCGGCGACTTCTGGGACTACCACCCGAAGGGCGCGGACCCAGAGAAGAAACCGGCCTGA
- a CDS encoding AAA family ATPase, whose amino-acid sequence MTSGERGSSDGSIAPDPTVYQVPVKASADEPIRSNFERTVIDGVRRNRLDQFCEIPVDHESLRVWGNTESTPADTGDYLLFADRDGRHGGDYTLLARVAHATILDLETATAFTQTIGWGEDPNDAYPHVMFLEPIYEARLDRETFWNTLGFKGWPNDTFSGINFERRGSTFFSEYDSIPDFIEEIRGERIYPVESSDPDDQIDPADEYQTLEAAITDVRARLEASSRDPAWLERRLGDVLVAEWSRALEGFKPSGTVSASTAATFDQFREIYEFLEPELEEVAADLGVGSHLSFSPAKMLFLCWVRILQAEIGDVGAPLSQPRLNSILRETYTVEDETETAARPTHVDHPIVSHIRETEPTVYAFTAPADYWLTTVEYRAVSFHDEHRDRWAGLSDGDVVVLHARAEPGDDDLASQAGGIIGVGILGKRFEKDEPWWRDEHEHGEMQSLVASFDRLFLTGPVDEIDTSNSITEKFTETIDREAAALTSDSLPIAQADEICVEASGTGFPTQSMHSTFRTDDGGIDRDRPLALVAAMADALIEVSTVNVHKPYRGTISVDTLEGLYFPEDQGERILEGIETALRSGKHVLLTGPPGTGKTEIAGRICAALADDYPSLYSGYETTTATADWSTFDTVGGYMPNESSEGDGDDLAFTPGIVLNRLKDSRTGAQSNELIVIDELNRADIDKAFGQLFTLLSGQSVQLPYTKDGREVELTTTADHSGSAGPADHQYLVPDSWRIFATMNTYDKTSLYEMSYAFMRRFAFVRVPAPELPEGQTRNAELRLERLVHEYADAWELDLDRDVAMAVGRVWRKTNHAVDERSIGPAIIEDLLRYVTQHPESELEYHLTQAVVSYVFPQLEGVPKRRKIVREIAAVEEIDDALLERAAGEMLHVTLAESE is encoded by the coding sequence ATGACGTCTGGGGAACGCGGGTCGTCTGATGGTTCTATCGCTCCTGATCCGACCGTCTATCAGGTGCCAGTGAAAGCGTCGGCTGACGAGCCGATTCGATCGAATTTCGAGCGGACCGTCATCGACGGCGTTCGTCGGAACCGACTCGACCAGTTCTGTGAGATTCCGGTCGACCACGAGTCGCTTCGGGTATGGGGGAACACCGAATCAACGCCAGCCGACACTGGTGATTACCTCCTGTTTGCGGATCGTGACGGACGCCACGGAGGCGACTACACGCTGTTAGCTCGGGTCGCTCATGCGACGATTCTGGATTTGGAGACGGCAACTGCGTTCACGCAGACGATCGGGTGGGGAGAGGATCCGAACGATGCGTACCCTCACGTGATGTTCCTCGAACCAATCTACGAAGCCCGACTTGATCGCGAGACATTCTGGAACACGCTCGGGTTCAAAGGCTGGCCGAACGACACGTTCAGCGGTATCAACTTCGAGCGGCGTGGATCGACGTTCTTCTCGGAATACGACTCGATTCCGGACTTCATCGAGGAAATCCGCGGCGAGAGAATATACCCGGTTGAATCGAGCGACCCTGACGACCAAATCGACCCAGCGGACGAATACCAGACGCTCGAGGCCGCGATCACCGACGTTCGGGCCAGACTCGAAGCGTCCTCGAGGGACCCGGCGTGGCTCGAGCGTCGCCTCGGGGACGTGCTCGTCGCGGAGTGGTCGAGGGCCCTCGAGGGATTCAAACCGTCCGGGACCGTCTCGGCGAGCACCGCCGCAACGTTCGACCAGTTCCGGGAGATCTACGAATTCCTCGAACCCGAACTCGAGGAGGTCGCCGCGGATCTCGGCGTCGGATCGCACCTCTCGTTCTCACCGGCGAAGATGCTGTTTCTCTGTTGGGTGCGGATTCTTCAGGCCGAGATCGGTGACGTCGGCGCACCGTTGAGTCAACCTCGGCTGAACAGCATTCTTCGCGAGACGTACACGGTCGAAGACGAGACGGAAACAGCTGCACGACCAACGCACGTCGACCACCCAATTGTCTCTCACATTCGAGAGACGGAACCGACCGTCTACGCGTTCACCGCGCCGGCTGACTACTGGCTCACGACCGTCGAGTACAGAGCTGTCTCGTTCCACGATGAACACCGTGACCGCTGGGCGGGACTCTCGGATGGCGACGTTGTCGTACTCCACGCTCGAGCGGAACCCGGTGACGACGATCTCGCTTCTCAAGCGGGCGGTATCATCGGCGTTGGAATCCTCGGTAAACGGTTCGAGAAGGACGAACCGTGGTGGCGTGACGAACACGAGCACGGTGAGATGCAGTCGCTGGTCGCGTCGTTCGACCGACTCTTTCTCACGGGGCCGGTCGACGAGATTGATACGTCCAATTCGATCACCGAGAAATTCACTGAGACGATCGACCGCGAAGCCGCCGCACTGACGAGCGATTCCCTTCCGATTGCGCAGGCTGATGAGATTTGCGTCGAGGCGTCAGGAACCGGGTTCCCGACCCAATCGATGCACTCGACGTTTCGGACCGACGACGGAGGCATCGATCGAGATCGGCCGCTCGCACTCGTCGCGGCGATGGCCGATGCGTTGATTGAGGTTTCGACGGTCAACGTTCACAAACCGTACCGGGGCACGATTTCGGTGGACACGCTCGAGGGGCTCTACTTTCCGGAGGATCAGGGAGAACGGATTCTCGAGGGGATCGAGACCGCGTTACGCTCCGGCAAACACGTTCTCCTGACGGGGCCACCAGGGACGGGGAAGACGGAGATCGCTGGGCGGATCTGTGCGGCGCTCGCAGACGACTATCCGTCCCTCTACTCGGGATACGAGACGACAACGGCGACGGCCGACTGGTCGACGTTCGATACTGTCGGCGGCTACATGCCAAACGAATCGAGTGAAGGTGACGGTGACGACCTCGCGTTCACGCCCGGCATCGTGCTCAACCGTCTCAAAGACTCTCGGACGGGTGCTCAGTCGAACGAGTTGATCGTCATCGACGAACTGAACCGCGCCGATATCGACAAGGCGTTCGGACAACTCTTCACGCTCCTCTCTGGTCAGTCCGTCCAGCTTCCCTACACCAAAGACGGACGTGAGGTCGAACTCACGACGACAGCCGACCACTCGGGGTCTGCCGGTCCGGCCGATCATCAGTATCTCGTCCCCGATTCGTGGCGAATCTTCGCGACGATGAACACCTACGACAAGACGTCGCTATACGAGATGAGCTACGCGTTCATGCGACGGTTCGCGTTCGTTCGGGTTCCGGCACCCGAACTTCCTGAGGGACAGACCAGGAACGCGGAACTTCGGTTGGAACGACTCGTCCACGAGTACGCGGACGCGTGGGAACTGGACCTCGATCGGGACGTAGCGATGGCCGTCGGTCGCGTCTGGCGGAAGACGAACCACGCCGTCGACGAGCGATCGATCGGCCCGGCGATCATCGAGGACCTTCTCCGGTACGTGACCCAACATCCCGAATCGGAACTCGAGTACCACCTCACACAGGCGGTCGTCAGCTACGTGTTCCCGCAACTCGAGGGCGTCCCGAAACGCCGGAAGATCGTCCGCGAGATCGCTGCTGTCGAGGAAATCGACGACGCGCTACTCGAGCGAGCGGCCGGAGAAATGCTGCACGTGACGCTGGCGGAGAGCGAGTAG
- a CDS encoding nucleotidyltransferase domain-containing protein produces the protein MDSTSIQSGTSVRVSIPVPDDVFRHSACGPVLSLLADTPHAAFGIRDIGRAIERPHRSVSLAVDDLEALGLVTTRTEGGKKLVQIDRGRLETPTDPIIRIPQVEFHDPVRRLRSELLDRLENVTGILLFGSVARGEADRKSDIDCFVLVGANRATNQKHAHELVQELNDERFDGDRYDFQVLVESTESASRQRDQLREIVVDGITLYETQELIELKAEVISDGRE, from the coding sequence ATGGATAGCACGAGTATCCAATCAGGCACCTCGGTCCGGGTCTCGATTCCGGTCCCGGACGACGTCTTCCGTCACTCCGCGTGCGGGCCAGTGCTTTCGCTCCTCGCAGACACTCCCCACGCGGCGTTCGGAATTCGAGACATCGGTCGCGCCATCGAGCGTCCGCACCGATCCGTTTCGCTCGCCGTCGACGACCTCGAGGCGCTGGGTCTCGTGACCACCAGGACCGAAGGCGGCAAGAAGCTCGTTCAGATCGATCGGGGCCGACTCGAGACACCTACCGATCCGATCATCCGAATCCCGCAGGTCGAATTCCACGACCCCGTCCGTCGACTTCGCTCCGAACTGCTGGATCGGCTCGAGAACGTCACGGGAATCCTGTTGTTCGGAAGCGTCGCCCGTGGAGAGGCGGATCGGAAGAGCGACATCGATTGTTTCGTGCTCGTCGGAGCGAACCGCGCGACGAACCAGAAGCACGCACACGAGCTCGTACAGGAACTGAACGACGAGCGATTCGATGGAGACCGATACGATTTCCAGGTACTGGTCGAATCGACCGAGTCCGCGAGTCGTCAGCGGGATCAGCTGCGGGAAATCGTCGTTGACGGGATCACGCTGTACGAAACACAGGAACTGATCGAGCTCAAAGCCGAGGTGATCTCCGATGGACGGGAGTGA
- the mct gene encoding succinyl-CoA:mesaconate CoA-transferase: MGALSNLRVLDLTQVLAGPYCTMLLADMGADVVKIERPGGDMIRSNPPFVDDPEAEAYGGYFQSVNRGKKSIELNLGDDEDRADFLSLVEEVDIVVENYRAGTMEKYDLGYETLTEYNEDLIYSSIRGFGDPRTGATDRQGQPSFDLIAQALGGVMETTGQPDGPPTKTGPGVGDLFTATLNCIGILAAVNHREQTGEGQYVDTAMYDSMLSFTERAVYQQSYTGEAPTRRGNSHPTLFPYNAFETDDGYAVIAAFNNNHWAQLCEIMDREDLAEEYPTTPKRLRNRDSLREVIADWALEQTNDELVGQLEGRVPAAPVQTTKEIFEDEHVRIRDMLVPVEQPGADRDVEVAGNPIKMSETMPQPRGRAPLLDEHREEILGEKEAETAADD; the protein is encoded by the coding sequence ATGGGAGCACTTTCGAATCTACGCGTGCTCGATCTGACCCAGGTCCTCGCCGGGCCGTACTGCACGATGTTACTCGCGGATATGGGCGCTGACGTGGTCAAAATCGAGCGTCCGGGCGGCGATATGATTCGCTCGAACCCCCCGTTCGTCGACGACCCCGAGGCGGAAGCCTACGGCGGCTACTTCCAGAGCGTCAACCGCGGCAAGAAGAGCATCGAACTGAACTTAGGCGACGACGAAGACCGCGCGGACTTCCTCTCGCTCGTCGAGGAAGTCGACATCGTCGTCGAGAACTACCGTGCAGGGACGATGGAGAAGTACGATCTGGGCTACGAGACGCTCACCGAATACAACGAGGATCTCATCTACTCCTCGATTCGGGGCTTTGGCGACCCGCGCACGGGAGCAACTGACCGACAGGGCCAGCCCTCCTTCGACCTCATCGCCCAGGCGCTGGGCGGCGTGATGGAAACAACGGGGCAGCCAGACGGGCCGCCGACGAAAACCGGTCCCGGCGTTGGCGACCTTTTTACCGCCACGCTGAACTGCATCGGCATTTTGGCTGCGGTCAACCACCGCGAACAGACCGGCGAAGGCCAGTACGTCGACACCGCGATGTACGACTCGATGCTCAGCTTCACCGAGCGCGCCGTCTACCAGCAGTCCTACACGGGCGAGGCACCCACCCGTCGGGGCAACTCCCACCCGACGCTATTCCCCTACAACGCCTTCGAGACCGACGACGGCTACGCCGTCATCGCCGCGTTCAACAACAACCACTGGGCACAGCTCTGTGAGATCATGGATCGCGAGGACCTGGCTGAGGAGTACCCAACGACGCCCAAACGCCTCCGGAATCGCGACTCGCTTCGCGAGGTGATCGCCGACTGGGCGCTCGAGCAGACCAACGACGAACTGGTGGGGCAACTCGAGGGCCGCGTGCCCGCTGCACCCGTCCAGACTACGAAGGAGATTTTCGAGGACGAGCACGTCCGGATTCGAGACATGCTCGTGCCCGTCGAACAGCCCGGTGCCGACCGCGACGTCGAGGTTGCGGGCAACCCGATCAAGATGAGCGAGACGATGCCACAGCCGCGTGGCCGTGCGCCGCTGCTGGACGAGCATCGCGAGGAGATTCTGGGCGAGAAAGAGGCGGAGACGGCTGCCGACGACTGA
- the glmS gene encoding methylaspartate mutase subunit S, with product MVPHTMSQTVVLGVIGSDAHVVGITILEQAFSAAGFDVINLGVQTSQEEFAEAAVDHDAEAVLVSSLYGHAEQDCQGFHEVLETAEVDAVTYIGGNLAVGQDEFEQTRRTFRELGFDRVFDSETDPEDAIEALRQDLQITPTESERATISS from the coding sequence ATGGTTCCGCATACGATGTCCCAAACGGTCGTCCTCGGCGTGATCGGCTCCGACGCCCACGTCGTTGGAATCACAATCTTAGAGCAGGCCTTCAGTGCAGCGGGCTTCGACGTCATCAACCTCGGTGTTCAGACCTCCCAGGAGGAGTTCGCCGAGGCCGCGGTAGACCACGACGCCGAGGCTGTACTGGTCTCCTCGCTCTACGGTCACGCCGAGCAGGACTGTCAGGGATTCCATGAGGTCCTCGAGACGGCAGAGGTCGACGCAGTCACCTACATCGGTGGCAACCTCGCCGTCGGTCAGGACGAATTCGAGCAGACCCGGCGCACGTTCCGGGAGCTCGGCTTCGACCGCGTCTTCGATTCCGAAACCGATCCCGAAGACGCGATCGAGGCGCTCCGACAGGATCTGCAGATTACACCGACCGAGTCGGAACGCGCTACTATCAGTTCCTAG
- a CDS encoding methylaspartate mutase subunit E translates to MIRDERIPADELRRIDEEIRSDWHTGDEVDFEEAIEYHESLPAHKRFADVLESADKPLLQPRAGVPRLDDQIELLQYLLEEGQADLLPTTIDSYTRDNEYEKAQQGLEKARETGDDTLNGFPAVNHGIDGCRRLIDEVDAPIEVRHGTPDARLLAAITFAGGFQSFEGGPISYNIPYTKRHGLEETIEKWQFVDRLAGAYTERGIRINREPFGPLTGTLVPPSIAIAVMLVEGKLAATQGVRSITLGYGQVGNVVQDVAALHALKKLGNEYLPDEVVVTTVFHEWMGGFPPDEARANGVISFGGMTAAIAQPDKVITKSPQEFQGVPTMEANSAGLRTTRQVIDMAIEQDIQIDGIEEEQDLIERETRCLMDTIFEHGDGDVVQGTLKAFDSGALDVPFAPSDSAAGAVLPARDDDGRVRIFEWADLEMDDDIKEIHKARLSQRAATEGREQSFRMVADDVDAISDGKLIGRPQGDVKI, encoded by the coding sequence ATGATACGAGACGAACGTATTCCCGCCGACGAGCTACGGCGTATCGACGAAGAGATTCGGTCCGACTGGCACACTGGAGACGAAGTCGACTTCGAGGAGGCCATCGAGTACCACGAGTCGCTGCCCGCACACAAGCGATTCGCAGACGTTCTCGAGTCGGCTGACAAGCCGCTTCTCCAGCCCCGAGCCGGCGTTCCCCGGCTCGACGACCAGATCGAACTCCTCCAGTACCTTCTCGAGGAGGGCCAAGCCGACCTCCTTCCCACCACTATCGACTCGTACACGCGCGACAACGAGTACGAGAAGGCCCAGCAAGGCCTCGAGAAGGCCCGCGAGACGGGCGACGACACACTCAACGGCTTCCCGGCCGTCAACCACGGCATCGACGGCTGCCGAAGACTGATCGACGAGGTCGACGCCCCGATCGAAGTCCGCCACGGCACGCCGGACGCCCGGCTGCTCGCCGCGATCACGTTCGCGGGCGGCTTCCAGAGCTTCGAGGGCGGTCCAATCTCTTACAACATCCCCTACACGAAACGCCACGGGCTCGAAGAGACCATCGAGAAGTGGCAGTTCGTCGACCGGCTGGCGGGGGCTTACACCGAACGCGGTATCCGGATCAACCGCGAGCCGTTCGGCCCGCTCACCGGAACGCTGGTCCCGCCCTCGATCGCGATCGCGGTGATGTTGGTCGAGGGGAAACTCGCCGCCACGCAGGGCGTGCGCTCGATCACCCTCGGCTACGGACAGGTCGGTAACGTCGTCCAGGACGTCGCCGCCTTACACGCCCTCAAGAAACTGGGCAACGAGTATCTGCCGGACGAGGTCGTCGTCACGACGGTCTTCCACGAGTGGATGGGTGGCTTCCCGCCGGACGAAGCTCGCGCCAACGGCGTGATCAGCTTCGGCGGCATGACCGCAGCCATCGCGCAACCGGACAAGGTCATCACCAAGTCCCCACAGGAGTTCCAGGGCGTGCCGACGATGGAAGCGAACTCCGCCGGCCTGCGGACGACGCGACAGGTCATCGATATGGCCATCGAGCAGGATATCCAGATCGACGGCATCGAAGAGGAGCAAGATCTCATCGAACGCGAGACCCGGTGTCTGATGGACACCATCTTCGAGCACGGCGACGGCGACGTCGTCCAGGGAACGCTCAAGGCGTTCGACTCGGGTGCCCTCGACGTTCCGTTCGCACCCAGCGACAGCGCGGCGGGTGCGGTGCTTCCCGCTCGAGACGACGACGGTCGCGTCCGCATCTTCGAGTGGGCCGACCTCGAGATGGACGACGATATCAAGGAGATTCACAAGGCCCGACTCTCTCAGCGGGCCGCGACCGAGGGCCGCGAACAATCGTTCCGCATGGTGGCGGACGACGTCGACGCGATCAGCGACGGCAAACTCATCGGCCGACCACAGGGTGACGTCAAGATATGA